A stretch of the Candidatus Bathyarchaeota archaeon genome encodes the following:
- a CDS encoding flagellin, producing the protein MGFSTTLTEVIILIASIVLASGTAAYAIYAGVSLQSNIVQNLDTFKRNIHTRVDVGYAAIDTSTSPAHFVIYVKNTGTLPITDYSSLDVYVGTYGRALLYSYSASAEPGSGRFSLSDVDGDGVWEPYETATIRAYPTAEPTGSVYEVKIIPYRGIPSTYIFPSQP; encoded by the coding sequence ATGGGCTTCTCAACAACGCTCACTGAAGTCATAATCCTGATTGCCTCAATAGTCTTGGCAAGCGGAACCGCAGCCTACGCCATATATGCAGGGGTATCCCTCCAGAGCAACATCGTCCAAAACCTTGACACTTTTAAAAGAAACATTCATACGAGGGTGGATGTCGGGTATGCAGCGATTGACACTTCAACAAGCCCAGCACATTTCGTCATCTACGTCAAGAATACAGGGACCCTCCCAATCACGGATTACTCATCCCTTGACGTATATGTTGGAACGTATGGAAGGGCTCTACTATACTCCTATAGTGCAAGTGCCGAGCCTGGAAGCGGGAGATTCAGCTTGTCTGACGTGGACGGAGACGGTGTCTGGGAACCCTACGAAACCGCCACAATTCGAGCCTACCCCACAGCCGAGCCTACCGGCAGCGTATACGAAGTCAAAATCATCCCCTACAGGGGGATACCTTCAACCTACATATTTCCCTCACAGCCTTAG
- a CDS encoding type II/IV secretion system ATPase subunit: MAISSLKVPVSKPKAAVNKDEKGKEEISIFEYEIPETLEEALEKYPYLKTYIESLETQPIYVNDPSLEIGSDKPNVIYPLSYGAFVHISVGDEMGKYNLIEPKKPDRKILDQVEDAIAKLVSEREVSIRDEREKERALVRLFREAIRRKMLKIPPDVQMDALYHFLREKVGHGVLDDFLADPWLEDVSVPGEGKVYVYHKFFGSLESNIELSKEDTNNLLRTLSERYGKVLSFTHPIIDVHLPDGSRFNIVFGEDISLKGSNFTIRKFPKEPISVAHLIRWSTFSPELGAYMWILLEVGVSCFICGETASGKTTTLNAFAGMIRPNAKIVSIEETPEVNLPHRNWVREVTRMHTGSMVTMFDLLKAALRQRPDQIIVGEIRGEEGRIAFQAIETGHPVMSTIHAGDLEQLFQRLTSDPINVPKAHISGLNLAVFQNRIKRGTKLVRRVTSVNEILGYDLEEGSLNYLPTFIYDADRDHLRFTGTSFMMETKVLPFRGWTKDRLPDLYDELRRRAEILKILADKNPRFRNVWRTVIEVENRGFDAVYWKIKEGKCDWLS, from the coding sequence ATGGCTATCTCAAGCTTGAAGGTTCCCGTTTCCAAGCCTAAGGCGGCCGTAAATAAGGATGAGAAAGGGAAAGAAGAGATAAGCATATTCGAATACGAGATACCTGAAACATTGGAGGAAGCGCTTGAGAAATATCCGTATCTGAAAACCTACATTGAAAGTTTGGAGACGCAGCCCATATACGTTAATGACCCAAGCCTAGAGATCGGGTCTGATAAACCAAATGTCATTTACCCACTGAGTTACGGAGCATTCGTTCACATCTCCGTCGGAGATGAGATGGGAAAATATAATCTAATTGAGCCGAAGAAGCCTGACAGGAAGATACTGGATCAGGTTGAGGACGCCATTGCAAAACTAGTTAGTGAAAGGGAAGTCTCTATAAGGGATGAACGTGAGAAGGAAAGGGCCCTTGTTAGACTGTTCAGGGAAGCGATTAGGAGGAAGATGCTAAAGATCCCGCCAGACGTACAGATGGATGCCCTTTACCACTTCTTAAGAGAGAAGGTTGGCCATGGAGTACTGGACGACTTTTTGGCAGATCCATGGCTAGAAGATGTCAGTGTTCCTGGAGAGGGAAAAGTATACGTGTACCATAAGTTCTTCGGATCTCTCGAGAGCAACATCGAACTATCAAAGGAGGACACGAACAATCTTCTGAGAACACTCTCGGAGAGATATGGAAAGGTCTTGAGTTTCACCCATCCCATCATTGATGTCCACCTTCCAGACGGCTCAAGATTTAACATTGTATTCGGGGAGGACATCAGCCTTAAAGGGAGTAACTTCACAATCCGAAAGTTCCCGAAGGAACCCATATCTGTCGCGCATTTGATAAGGTGGTCCACATTCTCGCCTGAGCTAGGCGCCTATATGTGGATCCTTCTGGAGGTTGGGGTTTCATGTTTCATCTGTGGAGAGACCGCGTCTGGAAAGACGACGACGCTGAATGCATTCGCAGGCATGATAAGACCTAACGCCAAGATTGTCAGCATAGAAGAGACGCCTGAGGTTAATCTGCCACATCGGAACTGGGTTCGGGAGGTAACTAGGATGCATACTGGAAGCATGGTTACAATGTTCGACCTTCTCAAGGCTGCTCTCAGACAGAGGCCAGACCAGATCATTGTTGGAGAGATCAGGGGTGAGGAGGGAAGGATTGCATTTCAAGCGATCGAGACAGGTCACCCCGTGATGTCAACTATCCACGCAGGTGACCTTGAGCAGCTGTTCCAGAGGCTGACATCAGATCCCATTAATGTGCCCAAAGCCCACATAAGCGGCCTTAACCTCGCCGTCTTCCAGAATAGGATAAAACGTGGAACCAAGCTCGTCAGGAGAGTAACCTCAGTAAACGAGATCTTAGGCTACGATCTCGAAGAAGGCAGCCTGAACTATCTTCCCACATTCATCTATGATGCCGACCGCGACCACCTGCGCTTCACGGGAACAAGCTTCATGATGGAAACCAAGGTTCTGCCATTCAGGGGCTGGACGAAGGATAGGCTTCCAGACTTGTATGATGAGCTTAGGAGACGGGCGGAGATCCTCAAGATTCTGGCGGACAAGAATCCCAGGTTCCGCAATGTTTGGAGAACAGTGATAGAAGTTGAGAACAGGGGGTTTGACGCCGTCTACTGGAAGATTAAGGAGGGAAAATGCGACTGGCTAAGTTGA